The proteins below are encoded in one region of Aquisphaera giovannonii:
- a CDS encoding DEAD/DEAH box helicase, protein MLSADLQDHASRRTRELGCDDFLSRKVTVVDGDAWHVDATVRGSRPYEVSLSREGDAIEAWCSCPYCEDDLEVCKHIWAALLAADGEGHLRGDGRQRARGLKLAAPDVEDIFEDEDWGEPPGPAPRPRPRARRARSKSRPGQPRRAAQAWKQALSRLRSPRDRAPAIRQATLAPGHEIVYVADVPASLAGGGLVLEVATRRRKKDGEWSKPSGRRFGLGEIAQLPDPDDRQALSILAGGREQVNSYYTSYGYYDSAPSRFLLPHALSEALLPRLCATGRCLLRESEAEPSMRPLRWDDAGPWEFWLKAAPDGAGKAYAIAGELRRGEERLPLRAPHLLLSGGLVFWEDRVAPLRDFDAFPWITMLRQQGGVRVPAGQEQEFLEELLRMPDLPRLDLPEDLHYEEVTPAPRPCLTIKRRDDRGRMSDRDPSWVVGELSFDYGGHVVPARSPARSVFEPEARRLLLRDPAAERSFDARLEEVGFHRRIDYYRQGEALEMPARNLPKAAAALLKEGWRVEAEGKLYRQAGDFRIEVTSGIDWFELHGGVTFGDQEVPLPALLAALRRGEDLVPLGDGSFGLLPEEWLKKYAPLAGLGTPEGDHLQFRRTQVGLLDALLAEQPEARFDERFERARERLRQFQGVAPADPPEGFRGELRGYQRDGLGWLHFLREFGFGGCLADDMGLGKTVQVLALLEARRELRAARRKGRRPPPSLVVAPRSLIFNWKEEAARFAPELRVLDHTGIGRGKPGGGFDDCDVVLTTYGTLRRDIVDLKDYAFDYAILDEAQAIKNASSLSAKAARLIRAEHRLALSGTPVENHLGELWSLFEFLNPGMLGQAAELGKAGLGLRKADEEARSLLARALRPFLLRRTKAQVAKDLPEKSEQTIYCDLEPAQRKLYDELREHYRSSLLGLVARDGIKKSKIQILEALLRLRQAACHPGLIDKAGRSGESSAKLDVLVPQLREVFDEGHKTLVFSQFTSLLAIVKQRLDEEKIPYTYLDGRTRDRQARVQQFQEDPDCKVFLISLKAGGLGLNLTAADYIFLLDPWWNPAVESQAIDRAHRIGQTRPVFAYRLIAKDTVEDKVLQLQAQKRALADAIITADNSLIRDLGREDLELLLS, encoded by the coding sequence GTGCTGTCCGCGGACCTGCAAGATCACGCTTCGAGGAGGACGCGCGAGCTCGGCTGCGACGACTTCCTCTCGCGGAAGGTGACCGTCGTCGACGGCGACGCGTGGCACGTGGACGCGACCGTCCGGGGAAGCCGGCCGTACGAGGTGAGCCTCTCCCGCGAAGGCGACGCGATAGAGGCCTGGTGCTCGTGCCCGTACTGCGAGGATGACCTCGAGGTCTGCAAGCACATCTGGGCCGCCCTCCTCGCCGCGGATGGCGAGGGGCATCTCCGGGGAGACGGCAGGCAGCGGGCGCGGGGGCTGAAGCTGGCCGCCCCGGACGTCGAGGACATCTTCGAGGACGAGGATTGGGGCGAGCCCCCGGGACCGGCCCCGAGGCCCCGCCCGCGGGCCAGGCGCGCCCGTTCGAAATCCCGGCCCGGCCAACCTCGGCGGGCGGCCCAGGCATGGAAGCAGGCCTTATCTCGCCTGCGATCGCCGAGGGATCGGGCGCCGGCGATCCGCCAGGCGACCCTGGCCCCCGGGCACGAGATCGTCTATGTCGCGGACGTGCCGGCGTCCCTGGCCGGCGGCGGGCTGGTGCTCGAGGTGGCGACGCGCCGTCGCAAGAAGGACGGCGAATGGAGCAAGCCCTCGGGCCGGCGCTTCGGCCTGGGCGAGATCGCTCAACTGCCGGACCCCGACGATCGCCAGGCGCTGTCCATCCTGGCCGGCGGGCGCGAGCAGGTGAACAGCTATTACACCAGCTACGGCTACTACGACAGCGCGCCGTCCCGCTTCCTCCTCCCGCACGCGCTCAGCGAGGCGCTGCTGCCGAGGCTCTGCGCCACGGGCCGGTGCCTGCTGCGGGAATCGGAGGCGGAGCCCTCGATGCGGCCGCTCCGCTGGGATGACGCCGGCCCCTGGGAGTTCTGGCTGAAGGCGGCCCCGGACGGCGCCGGCAAGGCCTACGCGATCGCCGGCGAGCTCCGGCGCGGCGAGGAGCGACTGCCGCTGCGGGCCCCCCACCTGCTGCTGAGCGGCGGGCTCGTCTTCTGGGAGGACCGCGTCGCGCCGCTCCGGGACTTCGACGCCTTCCCGTGGATCACGATGCTGCGGCAGCAGGGCGGGGTGCGCGTCCCGGCCGGGCAGGAGCAGGAATTCCTGGAGGAATTGCTCCGGATGCCGGACCTGCCCCGGCTCGACCTGCCGGAGGACCTGCACTACGAGGAAGTGACTCCGGCGCCGCGGCCCTGCCTGACGATCAAGCGCCGCGACGACCGGGGCCGGATGTCCGACCGGGATCCGAGCTGGGTCGTGGGCGAGCTCTCCTTCGACTACGGCGGCCACGTCGTGCCCGCGCGGAGCCCGGCCCGGAGCGTCTTCGAGCCCGAGGCGCGCCGGCTGCTGCTGCGCGACCCGGCGGCCGAGCGGTCCTTCGACGCCAGGCTCGAGGAGGTGGGCTTCCACCGCAGGATCGACTACTACCGCCAGGGCGAGGCCCTGGAGATGCCCGCGCGCAACCTGCCCAAGGCCGCGGCGGCCCTCCTGAAGGAGGGCTGGCGCGTCGAGGCCGAGGGGAAGCTGTACCGCCAGGCGGGCGACTTCCGGATCGAGGTGACGTCCGGGATCGACTGGTTCGAGCTGCACGGCGGGGTGACCTTCGGCGACCAGGAGGTGCCGCTCCCCGCCCTGCTCGCGGCCCTCCGGCGCGGCGAGGACCTCGTGCCGCTGGGCGACGGCAGCTTCGGCCTGCTGCCGGAGGAGTGGCTGAAGAAGTACGCGCCGCTGGCCGGGCTGGGCACGCCGGAGGGGGACCATCTCCAGTTCCGGCGGACGCAGGTCGGCCTGCTCGACGCCCTGCTGGCCGAGCAGCCCGAGGCCCGATTCGACGAGCGGTTCGAGCGGGCCCGCGAGCGGCTGCGGCAGTTCCAGGGCGTGGCGCCCGCGGACCCGCCGGAGGGGTTCCGGGGCGAGCTCCGCGGCTATCAGCGCGACGGCCTCGGCTGGCTCCACTTCCTCCGCGAGTTCGGCTTCGGCGGCTGCCTGGCCGACGACATGGGGCTGGGCAAGACCGTCCAGGTGCTCGCCCTGCTGGAGGCCCGCCGCGAGTTGCGGGCCGCCCGCAGGAAGGGCCGCAGGCCGCCGCCGTCGCTCGTCGTGGCGCCGCGGTCGCTGATCTTCAACTGGAAGGAGGAGGCCGCGCGCTTCGCGCCGGAGCTCCGCGTCCTCGACCACACCGGCATCGGCCGCGGCAAGCCCGGGGGAGGGTTCGACGACTGCGACGTCGTCCTGACCACCTACGGCACGCTCCGCAGGGACATCGTCGACCTGAAGGACTACGCGTTTGACTACGCCATCCTCGACGAGGCCCAGGCGATCAAGAACGCGAGCAGCCTGTCGGCGAAGGCGGCCCGGCTGATCCGGGCGGAGCACCGCCTGGCCCTCAGCGGCACGCCCGTCGAGAACCACCTGGGCGAGCTGTGGAGCCTGTTCGAGTTCCTCAACCCGGGCATGCTCGGCCAGGCCGCGGAGCTGGGCAAGGCCGGCCTCGGCCTCCGGAAGGCCGACGAGGAGGCCCGCTCCCTCCTGGCCAGGGCCCTCCGGCCGTTCCTCCTCCGTCGCACGAAGGCGCAGGTCGCGAAGGACCTGCCCGAGAAGTCCGAGCAGACGATCTACTGCGACCTGGAGCCCGCCCAGCGCAAGCTGTACGACGAGCTCCGCGAGCACTACCGGAGCTCGCTGCTGGGGCTCGTCGCGCGCGACGGGATCAAGAAGTCGAAGATCCAGATCCTCGAGGCGCTGCTGCGCCTGCGGCAGGCGGCCTGCCATCCCGGACTGATCGACAAGGCCGGGCGGTCGGGCGAGTCGAGCGCCAAGCTGGACGTGCTCGTGCCGCAACTGCGCGAGGTCTTCGACGAGGGGCACAAGACCCTGGTCTTCTCGCAGTTCACGAGCCTGCTGGCGATCGTCAAGCAGCGACTGGACGAGGAGAAGATCCCCTACACCTACCTCGACGGCCGCACGCGCGACCGTCAGGCGCGGGTGCAGCAGTTCCAGGAGGACCCCGACTGCAAGGTCTTCCTGATCAGCCTGAAGGCCGGCGGCCTGGGCCTGAACCTGACGGCCGCGGACTACATCTTCCTGCTCGACCCCTGGTGGAACCCCGCGGTGGAGAGCCAGGCGATCGACCGAGCCCACCGGATCGGCCAGACCCGCCCGGTGTTCGCCTACCGGCTCATCGCGAAGGATACCGTCGAGGATAAGGTGCTCCAGCTCCAGGCCCAGAAGCGAGCCCTGGCCGACGCCATCATCACCGCGGACAACAGCCTCATCCGGGACCTCGGGCGCGAGGACCTGGAGCTGCTGCTCTCCTGA
- a CDS encoding ATPase domain-containing protein encodes MTSTEPPNAPPLSSTGVSGLDDVLGGGLTPYRLYLVEGNPGSGKTTLALQYLLEGLRRRERGVYVTLSETEHELRAIAASHGWSLDGLEIVELVAGEQELEPDNQYTMFQPAEVQLGETTRTILAQVERVRAKRVVIDSLSELRLLAQSPLRYRRQILALKQFFTGRECTVLLLDDRTSEADDLQLQSIAHGVISLEHLSPEYGAERRRLRVMKLRGQRFRGGFHDFNLATGGLEVFPRLVAAEHAELRERSALRGDVAGLDEMLGGGIELGTSSLLVGPAGSGKSSVAISYAVSAANQGMRAALFIFDERFEVLIRRAEGLGLDLRPHLDSGLLTIQQVDPAELSPGELGHIVRAAVEGTDGRPPARVIVIDSLNGYLHAMPEERFLTVQLHELLTFLGHKGVATFLVLAQHGMIGQMQSPIDTTYLADTVILFRYFEAAGLIRQAISVVKKRSGKHERAIRELRLDGRIVVGEPLTGFQGVLTGTPVYKGESGMLMGSNDA; translated from the coding sequence ATGACGAGCACCGAGCCCCCGAACGCTCCGCCCCTCTCCTCGACCGGCGTCTCCGGCCTGGATGACGTCCTGGGCGGCGGCCTGACCCCGTACCGGCTCTATCTGGTCGAAGGGAATCCGGGATCCGGCAAGACGACGCTGGCGCTGCAGTACCTCCTGGAAGGCCTCCGGCGCCGCGAGCGGGGGGTGTACGTCACGCTCTCCGAGACGGAGCATGAGCTCCGGGCCATCGCGGCGTCCCACGGCTGGTCGCTCGACGGCCTGGAGATCGTGGAGCTGGTGGCCGGGGAGCAGGAGCTGGAGCCGGACAACCAGTACACGATGTTCCAGCCCGCGGAGGTCCAGCTCGGGGAGACGACCCGGACCATCCTCGCCCAGGTCGAGCGGGTCCGGGCGAAGCGGGTGGTGATCGATTCCCTGTCCGAGCTGCGGCTGCTGGCCCAGAGCCCCCTGAGATACCGGCGTCAGATCCTGGCGCTGAAGCAATTCTTCACGGGGCGGGAATGCACGGTGCTGCTGCTGGACGACCGGACGTCGGAGGCGGACGACCTCCAGCTCCAGAGCATCGCCCACGGCGTGATCAGCCTGGAGCACCTCTCGCCGGAATACGGGGCCGAGCGTCGCCGGCTGCGGGTCATGAAGCTCCGCGGGCAGAGGTTCCGGGGCGGATTCCACGACTTCAACCTGGCCACCGGCGGCCTGGAGGTCTTCCCGCGGCTGGTCGCGGCCGAGCACGCGGAGCTGCGGGAGAGGTCCGCGCTCCGGGGTGACGTCGCCGGGCTGGACGAGATGCTGGGCGGGGGCATCGAGCTCGGGACGAGCAGCCTGCTCGTCGGCCCCGCCGGCAGCGGCAAGTCGTCGGTGGCGATCAGCTACGCCGTCTCCGCGGCGAATCAGGGGATGCGGGCGGCGCTGTTCATCTTCGACGAGCGGTTCGAGGTCCTGATCCGGCGGGCCGAGGGCCTCGGCCTGGACCTCCGGCCGCACCTCGATTCCGGCCTGCTGACGATCCAGCAGGTGGACCCGGCGGAGCTCTCCCCCGGGGAGCTCGGCCACATCGTCCGGGCGGCGGTGGAGGGGACCGACGGCCGCCCGCCGGCGCGGGTGATCGTGATCGACAGCCTCAACGGCTACCTGCATGCCATGCCGGAGGAACGCTTCCTCACCGTCCAGCTCCACGAGCTGCTGACCTTCCTGGGGCACAAGGGGGTGGCGACCTTCCTCGTCCTCGCCCAGCACGGCATGATCGGCCAGATGCAGTCGCCCATCGACACGACCTACCTGGCGGACACCGTCATCCTCTTCCGGTACTTCGAGGCCGCGGGCCTCATCCGCCAGGCCATCTCGGTGGTGAAGAAGCGGAGCGGCAAGCACGAGCGGG